A genomic stretch from Thauera sp. GDN1 includes:
- the mreD gene encoding rod shape-determining protein MreD — MQPTNRSSRILLPVKLWFVYLSLFVALGLEYIPTGRTPGLPDWVALVLAFWCVREPLRIGLGAGFAFGLLMDVGLGAAMGQHALAYVVLAHLANSLARRVLWFPAWQQALHVLPLLLFAQALMVAVRLLAGAEFPGWSYFLSSFSSALLWAPLSFLLLLPQYQPVERDDNRPI; from the coding sequence ATGCAGCCGACCAACCGCTCCAGCCGCATCCTGCTGCCGGTCAAGCTGTGGTTCGTGTACCTGAGCCTGTTCGTCGCGCTCGGCCTCGAATACATCCCCACCGGGCGCACGCCCGGCCTGCCCGACTGGGTGGCGCTGGTGCTGGCGTTCTGGTGCGTGCGCGAGCCGCTGCGCATCGGCCTGGGCGCGGGCTTCGCCTTCGGCCTGCTGATGGACGTCGGCCTCGGCGCGGCGATGGGGCAGCATGCGCTCGCCTACGTCGTGCTCGCCCATCTCGCCAACAGCCTGGCGCGCCGTGTGCTCTGGTTCCCGGCCTGGCAGCAGGCGCTGCACGTGCTGCCGCTGCTGCTGTTCGCCCAGGCGCTGATGGTGGCGGTGCGCCTGCTCGCCGGGGCGGAGTTCCCGGGCTGGTCGTACTTCCTGTCGAGCTTCAGCAGTGCGCTGCTGTGGGCGCCGCTCTCCTTCCTGCTGCTGCTGCCGCAGTACCAGCCGGTCGAGCGCGATGACAACCGCCCGATCTGA
- a CDS encoding septal ring lytic transglycosylase RlpA family protein, which produces MNPEHSTPPVARRDVRLIDRNPLLRRFALALGLGCAAVLLSACGSTPKRDAEQAGAPAGEASAQAGGRPPGTRRGGGYYKDDGPDEVVPENLDDIPDAEPRAEPLHRFANRPYHVMGQSFVPATEVRPFRQRGHGSWYGRRFHGNPTSSGEPYDMYAMTAAHPTLPIPSYVRVTHLGNGRSVVVRVNDRGPFLRGRVIDLSYAAAHKLGYVNAGSAQVEVEQILPTEAPLMVATREVPPLRARANEGVVAADAPPPEARALPPLAQAAADAPAAAQAAVADAAAPAVECGPVPACGAAEGLAPPIASASAGIFLQLGAFSSYANAEGFRDTVQGRAGSLAERFELLADGERFRLHAGPYESMDAARSAAARMGTLLKLKPVVIVR; this is translated from the coding sequence ATGAATCCCGAGCACTCCACACCGCCGGTCGCACGCCGCGACGTGCGCCTGATCGATCGCAACCCCTTGCTGCGCCGTTTCGCCCTCGCCCTCGGCCTCGGCTGCGCCGCGGTGCTGCTGTCCGCCTGCGGCTCGACGCCGAAGCGCGACGCGGAACAGGCGGGCGCGCCCGCCGGCGAGGCGAGCGCGCAGGCAGGCGGGCGTCCGCCGGGCACGCGCCGTGGCGGCGGCTACTACAAGGACGACGGCCCGGACGAGGTCGTGCCCGAGAACCTCGACGACATCCCCGACGCCGAGCCGCGCGCGGAACCGCTGCACCGCTTCGCCAACCGGCCCTACCACGTCATGGGGCAGAGCTTCGTGCCCGCCACCGAGGTCCGCCCCTTCCGCCAGCGCGGTCATGGCAGCTGGTACGGCCGCCGCTTCCACGGCAATCCGACCTCGAGCGGCGAGCCCTACGACATGTACGCGATGACCGCCGCCCACCCGACGCTGCCGATCCCGAGCTATGTGCGCGTGACCCACCTCGGCAACGGGCGCTCGGTGGTGGTGCGGGTGAATGACCGCGGACCCTTCCTGCGCGGGCGGGTCATCGACCTGTCCTACGCCGCCGCGCACAAGCTCGGCTACGTCAATGCCGGCAGCGCGCAGGTCGAGGTCGAGCAGATCCTGCCGACCGAGGCGCCGCTGATGGTCGCCACGCGCGAGGTGCCGCCGCTGCGCGCGCGCGCGAACGAGGGCGTGGTGGCGGCCGATGCGCCGCCGCCGGAAGCGCGGGCGCTGCCGCCGCTCGCCCAGGCCGCGGCCGATGCGCCCGCGGCCGCGCAAGCCGCGGTGGCGGATGCGGCTGCGCCGGCGGTCGAATGCGGTCCGGTCCCGGCCTGCGGGGCCGCCGAAGGCCTGGCCCCGCCGATCGCCTCGGCGAGCGCGGGCATCTTCCTGCAACTGGGCGCCTTCTCGTCCTATGCCAACGCCGAGGGCTTCCGCGACACCGTCCAGGGCCGGGCGGGTTCGCTGGCCGAGCGCTTCGAACTGCTGGCCGACGGCGAACGTTTCCGCCTCCATGCCGGTCCTTACGAATCGATGGATGCCGCGCGCAGCGCCGCCGCGCGCATGGGCACGCTGCTCAAGCTCAAGCCGGTGGTGATCGTGCGCTGA
- the rodA gene encoding rod shape-determining protein RodA, translated as MNESRFNPLALVRGFLRPIDPALMLVLAVLLGYAHVLMQSASPERLDAQVTHIGIALAGMWVLAWLKPQRLLSFAVPLYLLGVLLLIAVELFGEVSKGAQRWLDLGVARIQPSELMKIAMPLMLAWFFQVREGQTRFVDFLVSGVLLVVPVGLILIQPDLGTSLLVAASGLYVIYFAGLSWKLIIPLVLVAIIGLGSIVAFGDTLCQPEVDWQVLREYQKQRVCTLLDPTRDPLGKGFHIIQSTIAIGSGGVMGKGWMDGTQTHLAFLPERHTDFIFAVLAEEFGLVGALVLLATYVVLLLRGFHIAANAPTHASRLLAGAITMIFFTYAFVNMGMVSGILPVVGVPLPFISYGGTALVTLCLGIGILMSIQRSRFADKN; from the coding sequence ATGAACGAGAGCCGCTTCAATCCGCTCGCGCTGGTGCGCGGTTTCCTGCGCCCGATCGATCCGGCGCTGATGCTGGTGCTCGCGGTCCTGCTCGGCTACGCCCACGTGCTGATGCAGAGCGCCTCCCCGGAGCGCCTGGATGCACAGGTCACCCATATCGGCATCGCGCTCGCCGGCATGTGGGTGCTGGCCTGGCTCAAGCCGCAGCGTCTGCTGTCGTTCGCGGTGCCGCTGTACCTGCTCGGGGTGCTGCTGCTGATCGCGGTGGAGCTGTTCGGCGAGGTGTCCAAGGGCGCGCAGCGCTGGCTCGACCTCGGCGTGGCGCGCATCCAGCCTTCCGAGCTGATGAAGATCGCGATGCCGCTGATGCTGGCCTGGTTCTTCCAGGTGCGCGAGGGGCAGACGCGCTTCGTCGACTTCCTCGTCTCCGGCGTGCTGCTGGTGGTGCCGGTAGGTCTCATCCTGATCCAGCCCGACCTCGGCACCAGCCTGCTGGTGGCGGCGTCCGGCCTGTACGTGATCTATTTCGCCGGGCTGTCGTGGAAGCTGATCATCCCGCTGGTGCTGGTGGCGATCATCGGGCTGGGTTCGATCGTCGCCTTCGGCGATACCCTGTGCCAGCCCGAGGTGGACTGGCAGGTGCTGCGCGAGTACCAGAAGCAGCGCGTGTGCACCCTGCTCGATCCGACACGCGATCCGCTCGGCAAGGGCTTCCACATCATCCAGTCCACGATCGCGATCGGCTCCGGCGGGGTGATGGGCAAGGGCTGGATGGACGGCACGCAGACCCACCTCGCTTTTCTGCCCGAGCGCCACACCGACTTCATCTTCGCCGTGCTCGCCGAGGAGTTCGGCCTGGTCGGCGCGCTGGTGCTGCTCGCGACCTACGTCGTGCTGCTGCTGCGCGGCTTCCACATCGCCGCCAACGCGCCCACCCACGCCTCGCGCCTGCTCGCCGGCGCGATCACGATGATCTTCTTCACCTATGCCTTCGTGAACATGGGCATGGTGAGCGGCATCCTGCCGGTGGTGGGCGTGCCGCTGCCCTTCATCAGCTACGGCGGAACCGCGCTCGTCACGCTCTGTCTGGGTATCGGCATCCTGATGAGCATCCAGCGCAGTCGTTTCGCCGACAAGAACTGA
- the gatA gene encoding Asp-tRNA(Asn)/Glu-tRNA(Gln) amidotransferase subunit GatA, which produces MINASLPELRRALDARQISAVELASLFLDRIDALNPALNAFITVDREGALAAARAADARIAAGSAGALTGIPLAHKDVFCTEGVLTTCGSKMLANFVSPYDAHVVSLLKAAGAVSLGKANMDEFAMGSSNESSYYGAVKNPWNLERVPGGSSGGSAAAVAARLAPIATGTDTGGSVRQPAAFCGITGIKPTYGLVSRWGMIAYASSLDQGGAFGASAEDCALLLGAMTGFDERDSTSLERPTEDYAAELAAPASAKPLEGLRIGLPREFFAEGMADDVRAAVEAALAQYRALGATTVEVSLPNARLAIPAYYVIAPAECSSNLSRFDGVRYGHRAADYGDLADMYAKSRAEGFGAEVKRRILVGTYVLSHGYYDAYYLQAQRLRRLIAQDFQAALQHCDVIAGPTTPRTAWALGEMADDPVQMYLSDIYTIAVNLAGLPGLSHPAGFGANGLPVGLQLIGDYFAESRLLEAAHRFQQATDWHVRRPACAA; this is translated from the coding sequence ATGATCAACGCCTCCCTTCCGGAACTGCGCCGCGCGCTCGACGCGCGGCAGATCTCCGCCGTCGAACTCGCGAGCCTGTTCCTCGACCGCATCGACGCGCTGAACCCCGCACTCAACGCCTTCATCACCGTGGACCGTGAGGGCGCGCTCGCCGCCGCGCGCGCCGCCGACGCCCGCATCGCCGCCGGCAGCGCCGGAGCGCTGACCGGCATCCCGCTCGCGCACAAGGACGTGTTCTGCACCGAAGGCGTGCTGACCACCTGCGGCTCGAAGATGCTGGCGAACTTCGTCAGCCCCTACGATGCCCATGTGGTGAGCCTGCTCAAGGCCGCCGGCGCGGTGAGCCTGGGCAAGGCCAACATGGACGAGTTCGCGATGGGCTCGTCGAACGAGAGCTCGTACTACGGCGCGGTGAAGAACCCGTGGAACCTCGAGCGCGTGCCCGGCGGTTCGTCCGGCGGCTCGGCCGCCGCGGTGGCCGCGCGCCTGGCGCCGATCGCCACCGGCACCGACACCGGCGGCTCGGTGCGCCAGCCCGCGGCCTTCTGCGGCATCACCGGCATCAAGCCGACCTACGGTCTGGTGAGCCGCTGGGGCATGATCGCCTACGCCTCCTCGCTCGACCAGGGCGGCGCCTTCGGCGCCAGCGCCGAGGACTGCGCGCTGCTGCTGGGCGCGATGACCGGCTTCGACGAACGCGACTCCACCAGCCTCGAGCGCCCCACCGAGGACTACGCCGCCGAGCTCGCCGCGCCCGCCTCGGCCAAGCCGCTCGAAGGCCTGCGCATCGGCCTGCCGCGCGAGTTCTTCGCCGAGGGCATGGCCGACGACGTGCGCGCCGCGGTCGAGGCCGCGCTGGCGCAGTACCGCGCGCTCGGCGCCACCACCGTCGAGGTCTCGCTGCCCAACGCCAGGCTGGCGATCCCGGCCTACTACGTGATCGCGCCCGCCGAGTGCTCGAGCAACCTGTCGCGCTTCGACGGCGTGCGCTACGGCCACCGTGCCGCCGACTACGGCGACCTCGCCGACATGTACGCCAAGAGCCGCGCCGAGGGCTTCGGCGCCGAGGTCAAGCGCCGCATCCTGGTGGGCACCTACGTGCTGTCGCACGGCTACTACGACGCCTACTACCTGCAGGCGCAGCGCCTGCGCCGCCTGATCGCGCAGGACTTCCAGGCCGCGCTGCAGCACTGCGACGTCATCGCCGGCCCCACCACGCCGCGTACCGCGTGGGCGCTGGGCGAGATGGCCGACGACCCGGTGCAGATGTACCTGTCGGACATCTACACCATCGCGGTGAACCTCGCCGGCCTGCCCGGCCTGTCGCATCCGGCCGGCTTCGGCGCCAATGGCCTGCCGGTGGGCCTGCAGCTGATCGGCGACTACTTCGCCGAGTCCCGCCTGCTCGAGGCCGCCCACCGCTTCCAGCAGGCCACCGACTGGCACGTCCGGCGGCCGGCCTGCGCCGCCTGA
- a CDS encoding D-amino acid aminotransferase, giving the protein MITAYVDGTYLPLAEARVSPMDRGFLFGDGAYEVIPVYSRRCFRVDEHVARLANTLAAMRLANPHGAEEWKAIIGEIVARNPWDDQSVYLQVTRGADTRRNHAFPGPEVKPTVFLMSEPLVTPSAEQLATGIAAVSAADIRWLRCDLKTVSMLANCLLRQHAIDHGCAETVLFRDSFLTEGSASSIFVCKNGVLLVPPKSHLMLPGITYDVVLELAREHGMKHAVREVLEAEVRGADELWMASSTKEVLPITTLDGRPVGDGRPGPMGRQMYAWYQAFKNTVMRNG; this is encoded by the coding sequence GTGATCACTGCCTATGTCGATGGCACCTACCTGCCGCTCGCGGAAGCGCGCGTGTCGCCGATGGACCGCGGCTTCCTGTTCGGCGACGGCGCCTACGAGGTCATCCCGGTGTATTCGCGCCGCTGCTTCCGCGTCGACGAGCACGTCGCGCGGCTGGCGAACACCCTGGCCGCGATGCGCCTGGCCAATCCGCACGGTGCGGAGGAATGGAAGGCGATCATCGGCGAGATCGTCGCCCGCAATCCCTGGGACGACCAGTCGGTGTATCTGCAGGTGACGCGCGGCGCCGACACCCGGCGCAACCACGCCTTCCCCGGTCCGGAGGTGAAGCCCACGGTGTTCCTGATGAGCGAGCCGCTCGTCACCCCGAGCGCCGAGCAGCTCGCCACCGGCATCGCGGCGGTCAGCGCCGCCGACATCCGCTGGCTGCGCTGCGACCTGAAGACGGTGTCGATGCTCGCCAACTGCCTGCTGCGCCAGCACGCGATCGACCACGGCTGCGCCGAGACCGTGCTGTTCCGCGACAGCTTTCTGACCGAGGGCTCGGCGTCGAGCATCTTCGTGTGCAAGAACGGCGTGCTGCTGGTGCCGCCCAAGAGCCACCTGATGCTGCCCGGCATCACCTACGACGTGGTGCTCGAGCTCGCGCGCGAGCACGGCATGAAGCACGCGGTGCGCGAGGTGCTGGAGGCCGAGGTGCGCGGCGCCGACGAGCTGTGGATGGCGTCCTCCACCAAGGAAGTGCTGCCGATCACCACGCTCGACGGGCGACCGGTCGGCGATGGCAGGCCCGGCCCGATGGGGCGGCAGATGTACGCCTGGTACCAGGCATTCAAGAACACGGTGATGCGCAATGGCTGA
- the mrdA gene encoding penicillin-binding protein 2, which translates to MTEFRAPAVDLARFRLRVVVAVLFVLTCLGLLAARFHFLQVQRHDYFLTRAEDNRIALLPVVPHRGTIVDRRGVVLARNYATYTIEITPSQVRDLEATLDELATLVAIDARDRRRFRKLVEESRNFESIPLRSRLSDDEVARVVSQRYRLPGVDVKARLLRDYPQGTTASHVIGYIGRINERDVERIEEDGQTANYRGTQHMGKAGLEQSYEQELHGTTGVEQVEVNAGGRAVRALSHTPATPGNDLELTLDIELQKVAEKAFGDRRGALVAIEPSTGGVLALASMPTYDPNLFVDGISTQDWKALNDSPDHPMLHRAIYSTYPPGSTFKPFMALAGLETGKRSAKQAMYDVGYFNFGGHRFMDDKIGGHGMVDLHKSIVVSCNTYYYQLANDLGIDGIAGFMAPFGFGERTGIDLPGEAAGVLPSPEWKRGRFRRPEQQRWFGGETISVGIGQGYNAYTPLQLANALAALVNEGRLFRPHVVKYVVDSRTGERRAIEPEPLREIPLREANLKAVLDAMVDVNVSGTGKRAFKGAPYSVGGKTGTAQVFSLRGQRYVEGRVRERLRDHSWFVAYAPAENPKIALAVLVENGGFGAQSAAPIARQVIDYYLLNQPVAAPAVEDAEAVEGDDEAGAHDHDHEAAGPAVAHADDAPPPVPAPRAPAALPAPAPAAPARSAR; encoded by the coding sequence ATGACCGAGTTCCGCGCCCCGGCGGTCGATCTCGCCCGCTTCCGCCTGCGGGTCGTGGTGGCGGTGCTGTTCGTGCTCACCTGCCTCGGCCTGCTCGCCGCCCGTTTCCACTTCCTGCAGGTGCAGCGCCACGACTACTTCCTGACCCGCGCCGAGGACAACCGCATCGCGCTGCTGCCGGTGGTGCCGCATCGCGGCACCATCGTCGACCGCCGGGGCGTGGTGCTGGCGCGCAACTACGCCACCTACACGATCGAGATCACGCCCTCGCAGGTGCGCGACCTCGAGGCCACGCTCGACGAGCTCGCCACCCTGGTGGCGATCGACGCCCGCGACCGGCGCCGCTTCCGCAAGCTGGTCGAGGAGAGCCGCAATTTCGAGAGCATCCCGCTGCGCAGCCGGCTGAGCGACGACGAGGTCGCGCGCGTGGTGTCGCAGCGCTACCGCCTGCCGGGCGTGGACGTGAAGGCCCGCCTGCTGCGCGACTATCCGCAGGGCACCACCGCCTCGCACGTGATCGGCTACATCGGCCGCATCAACGAACGCGACGTCGAGCGCATCGAGGAGGACGGCCAGACCGCCAACTACCGCGGCACCCAGCACATGGGCAAGGCGGGGCTGGAGCAGTCCTACGAGCAGGAGCTGCACGGCACGACCGGGGTCGAGCAGGTCGAGGTCAACGCCGGCGGGCGGGCGGTGCGCGCGCTGTCGCACACCCCGGCGACGCCGGGCAACGACCTCGAGCTCACCCTCGACATCGAGCTGCAGAAGGTCGCCGAGAAGGCCTTCGGCGACCGCCGTGGCGCGCTGGTGGCGATCGAGCCCTCGACCGGTGGCGTGCTCGCGCTGGCGTCGATGCCGACCTACGACCCCAACCTCTTCGTCGACGGCATCTCCACCCAGGACTGGAAGGCGCTCAACGACTCGCCGGACCACCCGATGCTGCACCGCGCGATCTACTCCACCTATCCGCCCGGCTCCACCTTCAAGCCCTTCATGGCGCTCGCCGGCCTGGAGACGGGCAAGCGCAGCGCCAAGCAGGCGATGTACGACGTCGGCTATTTCAACTTCGGTGGCCACCGCTTCATGGACGACAAGATCGGCGGCCACGGCATGGTGGACCTGCACAAGTCGATCGTGGTGTCGTGCAACACCTACTACTACCAGCTCGCCAACGACCTCGGCATCGACGGCATCGCCGGCTTCATGGCGCCCTTCGGCTTCGGCGAGCGGACAGGCATCGACCTCCCGGGCGAGGCCGCCGGCGTGCTGCCCTCGCCGGAGTGGAAGCGCGGCCGCTTCCGCAGGCCCGAGCAGCAACGCTGGTTCGGCGGCGAGACGATCTCGGTCGGCATCGGCCAGGGCTACAACGCCTACACCCCGCTGCAGCTGGCCAACGCGCTCGCCGCGCTGGTGAACGAGGGCAGGCTGTTCCGCCCGCACGTGGTCAAGTACGTGGTCGATTCGCGCACCGGCGAGCGGCGCGCGATCGAGCCCGAGCCGCTGCGCGAGATCCCGCTGCGGGAGGCGAACCTGAAGGCGGTGCTCGACGCCATGGTCGACGTCAACGTCAGCGGCACCGGCAAGCGCGCGTTCAAGGGCGCGCCCTACAGCGTCGGCGGCAAGACCGGCACGGCGCAGGTGTTCTCGCTGCGCGGCCAGCGCTACGTCGAGGGCCGGGTGCGCGAGCGCCTGCGCGACCATTCCTGGTTCGTCGCCTACGCCCCGGCGGAGAATCCGAAGATCGCGCTCGCCGTGCTGGTCGAGAACGGCGGCTTCGGCGCCCAGTCGGCAGCGCCGATCGCGCGCCAGGTGATCGACTACTACCTGCTCAACCAGCCGGTGGCCGCGCCGGCGGTCGAGGACGCGGAGGCGGTGGAGGGCGACGACGAGGCCGGCGCGCATGACCACGACCACGAGGCGGCGGGCCCTGCCGTGGCGCACGCGGACGACGCGCCGCCGCCCGTGCCGGCGCCGCGTGCGCCTGCCGCGCTGCCTGCCCCGGCGCCCGCCGCGCCGGCGAGGAGTGCCCGATGA
- a CDS encoding rod shape-determining protein encodes MFGFLRSYFSNDLAIDLGTANTLIYVRGKGIVLDEPSVVAIRTEGGPNAKRSIQAVGHQAKQMLGKTPGNITAIRPMKDGVIADFVVTEQMIKQFIKKVHDSRLLSPSPRIIICVPCGSTQVERRAIRDAALAAGASQVFLIEEPMAAAIGAGLPVSDATGSMVVDIGGGTTEVGVISLGGMVYSGSIRVGGDKFDESIVNYIRRNYGMLIGETTAEKIKKEIGSAFPGSEVREMEVKGRNLAEGIPRSFTISSNEILEALTEPLNQIVSAVKIGLEQTPPELGADIAERGMMLTGGGALVRDLDRLLMEETGLPVVVAEEPLTCVARGCGMALDKMDKLASIFTSE; translated from the coding sequence ATGTTCGGTTTCCTGCGCTCCTATTTTTCCAACGATCTCGCGATCGACCTCGGCACCGCCAACACGCTGATCTACGTGCGCGGCAAGGGCATCGTGCTGGACGAGCCTTCGGTGGTGGCGATCCGCACCGAAGGCGGTCCGAACGCCAAGCGCTCGATCCAGGCGGTCGGCCACCAGGCCAAGCAGATGCTCGGCAAGACCCCGGGCAACATCACCGCCATCCGCCCGATGAAGGACGGCGTGATCGCCGATTTCGTCGTCACCGAGCAGATGATCAAGCAGTTCATCAAGAAGGTGCACGACTCGCGCCTGCTGTCGCCATCCCCGCGCATCATCATCTGCGTGCCCTGCGGCTCGACCCAGGTCGAGCGCCGCGCGATCCGCGACGCCGCGCTCGCGGCCGGCGCCTCGCAGGTGTTCCTGATCGAGGAACCGATGGCGGCGGCGATCGGCGCCGGCCTGCCGGTGTCGGACGCCACCGGCTCGATGGTGGTCGACATCGGCGGCGGCACCACCGAGGTCGGCGTGATCTCGCTGGGCGGCATGGTGTATTCGGGCAGCATCCGCGTCGGCGGCGACAAGTTCGACGAGTCCATCGTCAATTACATCCGCCGCAACTACGGCATGCTGATCGGCGAGACCACCGCCGAGAAGATCAAGAAGGAGATCGGTTCCGCCTTCCCCGGTTCCGAAGTGCGCGAGATGGAGGTCAAGGGCCGCAACCTGGCCGAAGGCATCCCGCGCAGCTTCACGATCTCGTCCAACGAGATCCTCGAGGCGCTGACCGAGCCGCTCAACCAGATCGTGTCCGCGGTCAAGATCGGCCTCGAGCAGACCCCGCCCGAACTGGGCGCCGACATCGCCGAGCGCGGCATGATGCTGACCGGTGGCGGCGCCCTGGTGCGCGACCTCGACCGCCTGCTGATGGAAGAGACCGGCCTGCCGGTGGTGGTGGCCGAGGAGCCGCTGACCTGCGTCGCGCGCGGCTGCGGCATGGCGCTCGACAAGATGGACAAGCTCGCCTCCATCTTCACCTCCGAGTGA
- the gatC gene encoding Asp-tRNA(Asn)/Glu-tRNA(Gln) amidotransferase subunit GatC — translation MSLSNEQVGHIARLARIALSDTELDATRAKLNGIFGLIEQMQAVDTTGVEPMSHPQELATRLRADVVTEADRRDAFQKVAPQTEAGLYLVPKVIE, via the coding sequence ATGTCGCTGTCCAATGAACAAGTCGGGCACATCGCCCGCCTCGCGCGCATCGCGCTTTCCGACACCGAACTGGACGCCACCCGCGCCAAGCTGAACGGCATCTTCGGCCTCATCGAGCAGATGCAGGCGGTCGATACCACGGGCGTCGAGCCGATGAGCCATCCGCAGGAACTCGCCACCCGCCTGCGCGCCGACGTGGTCACCGAGGCCGACCGCCGCGACGCCTTCCAGAAGGTCGCGCCGCAGACCGAAGCCGGGCTCTACCTGGTGCCGAAAGTCATCGAATGA
- a CDS encoding D-alanyl-D-alanine carboxypeptidase family protein, which translates to MRFLIAVLVSLFSLSALAQSVPPPALAANAWVLVDHATGQVLAGKDPDARIEPASLTKLMTAYLTFAALKAGTIKPDQVVPVSTRAWRMEGSRMFIEPNKPVTVDELIRGVIVQSGNDACVALAETIAGSEEAFAALMNREAQRLGMSNTHFTNSTGLPDPQLYTSAKDLAILAAAIIRDFPEYYNLYSLKEFTYNGIKQPNRNRLLYMDPTVDGMKTGHTSSAGYCLVSTAQRGERRLISVVLGAASDTVRAQESLKLLNFGFQFYETVKLYAADQALSQFRVWKGKLNELPVGFTQDFVLSLPKESADKIQVTLESRQPLVAPIGKGQPVGTLSLTVDGKPFGQYPVVALQEIEIAGFFGRLWDAIVMFFKSL; encoded by the coding sequence ATGCGTTTTCTGATTGCCGTACTCGTTTCCCTGTTTTCCCTGAGCGCGCTGGCGCAGTCGGTGCCGCCGCCGGCGCTCGCCGCCAACGCCTGGGTACTGGTCGACCACGCTACCGGCCAGGTGCTGGCCGGCAAGGATCCTGACGCCCGCATCGAGCCCGCCTCGCTGACCAAGCTGATGACCGCCTACCTGACCTTCGCCGCGCTGAAGGCGGGCACGATCAAGCCCGATCAGGTGGTGCCGGTGTCGACCAGGGCCTGGCGCATGGAAGGCTCGCGCATGTTCATCGAGCCCAACAAGCCGGTCACCGTGGACGAGCTGATCCGCGGCGTGATCGTGCAGTCGGGCAACGACGCCTGCGTCGCGCTCGCCGAGACCATCGCCGGCAGCGAGGAGGCCTTCGCCGCGCTGATGAACCGCGAGGCCCAGCGCCTGGGCATGAGCAACACCCACTTCACCAACTCCACCGGCCTGCCCGATCCGCAGCTCTACACCTCGGCCAAGGATCTGGCCATCCTCGCGGCCGCGATCATTCGCGACTTCCCCGAGTACTACAACCTGTATTCGCTGAAGGAATTCACCTACAACGGCATCAAGCAGCCCAACCGCAACCGCCTGCTGTACATGGATCCGACGGTCGACGGCATGAAGACCGGCCACACCAGCAGCGCCGGCTACTGCCTGGTGTCGACCGCCCAGCGCGGCGAGCGCCGGCTGATCTCGGTGGTGCTCGGCGCCGCCTCCGACACCGTGCGCGCGCAGGAGTCGCTCAAGCTGCTGAACTTCGGCTTCCAGTTCTACGAGACGGTGAAGCTGTATGCCGCGGACCAGGCGCTGTCGCAGTTCCGCGTGTGGAAGGGCAAGCTCAACGAGCTGCCGGTCGGCTTCACCCAGGACTTCGTGCTGTCGCTGCCGAAGGAGTCGGCGGACAAGATCCAGGTCACGCTCGAAAGCCGCCAGCCGCTGGTCGCCCCGATCGGCAAGGGCCAGCCCGTCGGCACGCTGTCGCTGACCGTCGATGGCAAGCCCTTCGGCCAGTACCCGGTGGTCGCGCTGCAGGAGATCGAGATCGCCGGCTTCTTCGGCCGCCTGTGGGACGCGATCGTGATGTTCTTCAAGAGCCTGTAA
- the mreC gene encoding rod shape-determining protein MreC, producing MSLVGHQPPPIFKRGPAPLARLFVFVAVCLLLLVADLRFRYLEVMRNALSVVTYPLQMAAATPADVVRNAARYFGTLIDVQLENAELRRQQLGAGERLLRFAQLEQENAHLRELLQMSQRVQTRSIAADILYNAPDPFARKVILDRGAQQGVEAGLAVVDAHGVIGQVTRVHPIQSEVTLLTDRNQSLPVSVVRNGVRGVLYGVGRGTLEMRHVLADVDIRPGDQLVTSGLDGVFVPGLPVATVTRVDRDADAFARIECEPLAAIERSVQVLVVGRAAYPPPPPPPENEGGR from the coding sequence ATGTCTCTCGTCGGCCATCAGCCTCCCCCGATCTTCAAGCGCGGACCGGCGCCACTGGCGCGCCTGTTCGTGTTCGTCGCCGTCTGCCTGCTGCTGCTGGTGGCCGACCTGCGCTTCCGCTACCTGGAAGTCATGCGCAACGCGCTGTCGGTGGTCACCTATCCGCTGCAGATGGCGGCGGCGACGCCCGCCGACGTGGTGCGCAACGCCGCGCGCTACTTCGGCACCCTGATCGACGTCCAGCTCGAGAACGCCGAGCTGCGCCGGCAGCAGCTCGGTGCCGGCGAGCGCCTGCTGCGCTTCGCCCAGCTCGAACAGGAGAACGCCCACCTGCGCGAGCTGCTGCAGATGTCGCAGCGCGTGCAGACCCGGAGCATCGCCGCCGACATCCTGTACAACGCCCCCGACCCCTTCGCGCGCAAGGTCATCCTCGACCGCGGCGCCCAGCAGGGCGTGGAGGCGGGGCTGGCGGTGGTGGACGCGCACGGCGTCATCGGCCAGGTCACCCGCGTGCATCCGATCCAGTCCGAGGTCACGCTGCTGACCGACCGCAACCAGTCGCTCCCGGTCAGCGTGGTGCGCAACGGCGTGCGCGGCGTGCTCTACGGCGTCGGCCGCGGCACGCTGGAGATGCGTCATGTGCTCGCCGACGTCGACATCCGGCCCGGCGACCAGCTCGTGACCTCGGGCCTGGACGGCGTCTTCGTGCCCGGCCTGCCGGTGGCCACCGTGACCCGCGTCGATCGCGATGCCGACGCCTTCGCCCGCATCGAGTGCGAGCCGCTGGCGGCGATCGAGCGCAGCGTGCAGGTGCTGGTGGTCGGCCGCGCCGCCTATCCGCCGCCTCCGCCGCCGCCCGAAAACGAGGGAGGACGCTGA